The stretch of DNA CTCATTTTTTATAGTTCAATCAATGTAACAATAGAGATACAAGTCAACCACACAACACTCGTGTTCCCTAAGGAATTACATAATTCACCATGTCAAGTATGCTAGACTATGTTCTAAATACTAATTGGACCTGCATTCTTGCATTTCTGCATGTATAAATTATCATGTACATTAAGGGGACAACATGCTCAATGAGTACACAAGTTTGTTGAAGCAGGTACAATCTTACTTTTGAACGAGTTCCCTTGGAAATATGCTGAATCCATGAACTGATGATTTTGCCAAGTATGTAATATCATGGTTAAATAAGTAGATCTCATTCCTCGGGCAAATATGTCAAACTGGTGCTTGAATTTTTAAATGTTTTGAGGATTGGGAAAAGTGTTCAAGACAATTGTATCATTATGTTCTGAACTATTCCTGACATTACACCTTCTTGAAACATCATTTGGCTTTGACTTACATGTGACTTCAGTTTTATTTGCATCAGCAGATCTGTAAGTTCATGAATCTCAAAGGGCATGAGCTGCGTATTTGAACACCCTTATGCAAGTGCATATTCACATTTAATATGTTTGCATTTGGATTCTTCATTATAAAGCAACGAATTTACTTCATAATTCTAAAACAAGAATCGCTAATGACCAGAAATAGAGAATTCATCTTTCTTGTTGAGTCAATAAAAATAAGTAAATTTCTGATGTGGCCCACTAGTAACTCTACGTGAGGAAGTGTAATTTATATGTGAGAAAAATAACAGTGAGAAAGCATAGGGCTTTGGCCACTCATTTTTTATGGCACTCATCACTTATCAAGGATTAAGAATGAAAAAACATGGCAGGAGAGACGGGGGCTTGAGTTTTGAGTTTGATGCAAGAAGCAACAGGATGGAACCTAGAACAATGAAATTATGGTTTCTCCTTTAGGAAGTAAGTGTATTTGTCTTGATACTTCTGCCTTTGTTACTAAACTATTTAATTAGCTGTAGTGTTAAGTCTGTTACAGTTTGATATTTGTTACAAATCATATTAGATGATGTAAACAGATATATGAAGTTTGGGTACAATCTTATGctaaagcctgaagaaatcaagactcacaaagACAGAACTCTCGAGATGACAACGGGTTAGGTTATTGTGAAATTGTTTTATGGCTTGATTTGGCTTCTGTATATCTATCATGTGCTTGTGTTCATAGCCAGATACACTTTTCACTTAGTTCATATTGTTCAAGTTGCTAATTACTGTACTAATTGTTCATATGTTTGTCACTGTATTCAATGACCCATATCAAAATTAAGAGTACCAATTTCATCATGGTCCTTTACTCTTAAAAATGCATTCTTTTCAGTGTCATCTACCCCTTTACACATCTTTTTTGGTTGGCTAACATCTTAAAGTGAACTGTTGTGATAGAGTCGTGTCCGGAAACATCTCAGGCCATTGTACTTCTTCTTCCTTGCAGGGATATGGCAGCAGAGCGTGTGAAGGCCCATCTGCAAACCTCTCGAGTCTTCTTCATCTGATGAGCCACACAAAGGGGCAGCTCTCCCAACCTGCAAGCTCAAAAGTAAGTACCAGAGCCGAGGTTAGGTGtgtttccaccaccaccaccaccaccaccacctaaaCCTTCCTCCAATTCAATGGGATGTGCCTCGTTTAATGGCTTTCCCACATGGTTCTCGAATGAAGGCCGGCGGGCCAGCATTAACCCGCCGCATGCGTCATTTCGCGGCCACCTTTAAAGTCGGAGTGGGTGTTGTGGACCGCAGGAGTTGCAGATCTCGTTGGAGCAACTCATCTCCATTACTGCCTGTTGGCTCCCTTTAGCTGTCCACTTCAATTTCCTCGCATATCAGACCTTTGGTATGTATGATTTATGAGTTATGATGGAGAAAATATCGTTAATCATTTATCATTCGATTCAGTATGACAGCCCAGCGGAAAGAAAAAGATACAAGTTATCTCTCACTCGTCTGTCATGTACATATGAGTCTAAAACAAATAGCTTTAAGTTGTTTTCACTCCTATTACATACGTGGATAGAAAGTTGTTCTCAGAATATTTTACTAAATATTTGATCCCTTCAGTTCTAAGAGTTAACTTTCAACATAgcaaaaaagattatttttttcaCCATTTATGATTACATTAACAAGGTTACTTGAGCGGTAAAGGAATCAGATTAagaaatttttttcaatcttggtCTTCGTATATGTGGCATCTCGGGGGCTCGATGTTTTCACCTCGATTGCACCTTGGATAATTATGACTCCTATTAGAAGCATTCGATAGTAATATCAATTAATGAAACACATCGTAGCTTTTCATGCTTAGATATCATTATATGGCACATCATATGCATTAATATGCCGTACCATCTTAGTAATGTTAAGAGATCCAACATGAGAATAGTATGCTCACATGAAGTCATGTCCATGTGCTCTTTCGCCCAGCTACGGATAGCCCTTCGCGTAGTGGAGTAGGACATTATCAAACTCTTTCTACTAGTCTCGAGTTAGCGAAGGTTTCTTATCGTTGGAGTTGACTATTTTACAAATCGGGTGAAAACTGAGCCGCTAGTGTCGATCATTGCAAAGTAGATCGATAGATCCATATGGAAGAATATTATCACTTGCTTCAGAATCCGAGTTAtaatcactaacaatggaacttaattcaacaatgcaaagtTCAAAAAGTTTTGTTAATGAAGTTCAACTCGGTAGCTCATCCTTAGAGCAATGGTCCCATCGAGGTCACCAATCGAGCCATTGGAGCAAAAGACATAGGTGGGTGAACTATCAAGTGCCTTATGAGCCTCCCGAACGACACCAGGTTGGGTGAAGTCATCATTCAACTTGGCCTTCGACACTAAGATTGTCTTATCACCCGAGATAGTATTTCTAACACACACCTTGGGTTGAGAAATTTGATGAAATACCTTCAAAGTACTTGTGGCTGTACTCGACTATATCAACAAGGTTATAGCATAGGTACACCTATAGACACTAAAATACAATAAAGCAATGAACAAGTTTTACAATCGTGGTGTTCGCCCTCAATGAGTCGAATTGGGGGACTTGGTGCTTCGAAAGGATGAAGTCAATGACCCAACTAAATCTTAGGGTAAGCTAGCATCAAATTGAAAATGACCCTTTCAGGTTATCGAATGAGAGGGACAAATGATAGAGAAGATATCATCAACTATTCATCATCTGGTATGTGTCCTCCGCGTGACATCctggttgaaagaaaaaaaaataaaagttaccCCTCATCAGTATGTGGACACAGGTCTAAAGCAAaacaattataaattataaaagttACCCCTCATCAATTTGCCCATGTGGACATAGGTCTAAAGCAAAAACAATTATAAGTTGTCTTCACTCTTGTCGCCTACGTAGACAAAAGGCCAAACAAAGATTGTTATAGGTGGTAGTTAAATACTACCCCCTTAAAGAATATTCCACGAAATATCATCCCTTCACTGTTAGGTATAAGAGCTAACTTTCAAAATAGTAAAGAGTATCATTTTTTTATATCACTCATGATCATACTCATCTATATTGGATTACTAacttgggcatcggagagattgaATTAAAAAACCCTTTTCAATCTCGATTTTTTGTACAAATGGCACATTGGGGATTCGATGTTTCCATCTCAACTAAACATTGGACAATCCTATTCATACAGGTTTGGACGGACCACGTTGGACTAACCAAAACATCAATGATATCTTACTGTAAtaagttaaaatatatttttttagttaaataaaaaatgttaataattataaaaaaaaatattaatatcctTTATCTAGAGATCATTTCACGATGTATTCCAAATTTTTTAATCTGCTTAAATCTTATTGTGATAGCCAAGTAGTTGGctgaattcaaatttaaatattgtaatattcatcaaatcGATCTCAAATAATTAACATAACACTTCGTAATCGGTTGTCATTATATCGTTTAAACAAGTGAAGAAACATCAGGAAATGTCTGATCCGAAGAGATGGTATTTGTAGTTAGTTTTAACGTCATCTACCTCAGGATTGACTTCAACCGGAGACACACTGTTCTCCGAGAGGAGGGAAAACCTGGACCAATCAATCTAGAGAGGAGCAAAAGATCTAACATGGGTTTACTCCGGCCATGCACGACAGCAATTCCACCAGGCAAAGGTATATTTGTTTGTCCCATTGAAGTGTCAGCCGCTTCGACACTTGGGGTGATGTGCCATCATCAAGCTTTAAATCCATCACACCTTTTACCACATCCTCCTCCTGTCCTTTAACCAGTTACTGCAAGCTCCTTTCCACCAGGAAATGCCTCAACATGATTGAGATGAGTCCTGCTGCAACACCAGGAAATGCCTCCAACATGTCTGCTAATAGGCAGTCAGATTCACATCAATTTGCATCAATTATTTTATcgtgataaataataataatatcacaatCGATCTAACATCTAAAACTATTTATTTTGGATCAGTAGTTCATATTTATGTGCCAATGAGTCCCACATCCCCACCACTCTCCCTCTCACTTCTAGTTTGTGGTCCTAAGAACTCAGTGGAACCCATCTGCATCACTAATAGCTACAGCCCGGCCCAGTGGCCACACGACGGGCCCATCACCACCCATCATCCCAAGGTTCAATTTGGTCCCCTCGACACTGTATGAGACAGTAATATAATTTGATGCATCATCGAGAGTCTCTCCCATCAAGATCATACCATAGTCGTATTAATCCATATGTACACCAAATAATTTTAGGCGTCATAGACCAATCATTATGAGACATCCCATTCGATAAGTCATCGTTTTCTATCGTAACGATGACAACAAATGAGATCCTCTTTACTATGTTCATAATTATGGTCATAAAATAATCAATTTATGAAAGAACTAAGGAGGGAAAGAATATGTGGTGAAGGCATAATGACCATCGtaaaataagatttcaaatcctcaataaactcattctagtAAACAAGGAGGAGGTGGACAAACGAGGCAAACTTGCTTGTCCGATGAGGAGGTAAATAGTGTAAGCTTAACTTTTTTTATCCTTCTTCCTCTAATCAGTGGAGAGAATCCAAAGGCACAAGAACAAGAGATTCCTTGCCGTAACTGGATTGAACTGTTTCCCTGTTCATATCCCCACGGTAAGTTTCAATCTTGTGTGCACAGCAAAGGCAAACAAATAGTAGGTTATGAAGCTTCGTCcttgtttcctctctctctctctctctctctctctctggaattAGCTGGGTAAATTAGAGGTTTAATATGTGGATGTAGGTAGTTGGTAACAAGGAATAATTGAGGGAAGATTTGAATACAATTAAGAATATATTTGTTTTCTATATACTTAATTTTTGGAATGAAAGATTAttcatatctatctatctatcagtaGTAAATTGACTTGTAAATCATGGAAGAATGCAGAGATGTTGATCAGTAATGATCACAACGACAGTGATTGTATTAGGCttatatgaattttaatatatttataaataaataaataaataattagagaGAGAATCGTAGGGTGACAAGAGGTGTATAGGGTTATATTTTGTGGGGACTGCATGGGTGTAGGTTCTTCCCGTCACGTTCTCCTCCTCTCATGTGAGACCCAATTTACTTCCAGCGGTGACAATGTGCTCTTGTCTCCCTTCCCTTCACatcctcctctccttctcttaCCTAATCTAAAAAAATGAGAATTTTGTGTTAGATTATTTTGTCTGTACATCAAACAAACGCTTGCAAGTATGAAGAGATGCCTTATTCTAAAGGCAAAAGATCTCCCAAATCTACACTAAAATTCCCCTTTGGAGGAACAGGGACCCAACTCTCCCACCATTTCAAACTGTGTTAGCTGGAGTTGTACTCAATGAGGTTGTGTTAGATTCTTGTTTACCTGTGTGCCAACCTTTAATCACTTAATTAATGTGAGTGGCAGAAGAGTAAGGTATATAATTTACTACAACAATATGTTAGCTTCCTACATGTACTGCTAatcctctttttcttttccttgccTTCTCTTCCCCTTTCTCTCTtccatctttatttttttctagTATGTGTAAGTATGTGCATTTTGTGTATGGTATTATATATATCTTTGACAGCATACTTTCTCTCTCTACCTATCTTTCTCTCTTTCCAGTTGTACCTGCTCCcatcttttttattctttttttcacTCCATGTACTGATTTCCTTTTTTCCAATTTTTGATTCCTCCAATTCCCTACACACcatcctctcttcctctcctcccacccacagagagagagagagagagagagagagagagagagagagagagttccatACCTGTTACTGGCAAGAGAACGACAGGCTGTAGCTGCCTAACACTGTAGTTACTGCAGaaccatgcagcagcagcaggaagGAGGGTCACAATTCGGGGGGCCTTCCTTGGAGACGGCCGGTCACAGAGCTGGCGCCTTCCTCCAGCCGCCGCCGCTGTTGGCGGAGGCCGCTTCCCCCATCAGCAGTCGTCGCCCGCCGCCGGAGGACGCTGCCGCCGATTTCGACGAGATGGGTCCCGCGGTGGCCGGCGGCGGCCTCCCGGACGAGGATGCCGAGCGCGGTGGCGTACCCGGTAACCGCTGGCCGCGGCAGGAGACGCTGGCGCTGCTGAAGATCCGCTCCGAGATGGACGCCGCATTCCGCGATGCCACCATTAAGGGCCCTCTGTGGGAAGAAGTCTCCAGGTAAAACGATCCTAAATTCTTCGGAATTGCCTCCGAAATGTGGAGCCTAAAGCTCTGCTGCTCTCGTCCATGGATACACAGATCACCTGCTTTTGGTACTATGCTTTGTGATGTGCTACTTCACCACTCCGAGAATTTCCCATAAATAGTTGTGTACCGATGTACGTTTGGATCCGTAGCGGTGATGTAGAGCTTCAAGTAGCTCTGGCAAGAAGAAGAACCAATAACTTAGAGAGGGAGGGTCGGTTATTTCCTTCTCCCGTGCCCTATTCATGCCTTGTTCTCTCTCTTTTCCCACTACCTTATCCTCCTCCTGTTTACAACTATTTCTTCCCTGAGTTCCATGAAAGATGCCTCCGCTACGCCAATCCCAACCTAACCAACATACAAAAAAGTACGCACTCCCCTAATGCAACCATCGAGGCGCATTCGTTTTTAATTTCAGTTTCCTTCTCGCAACCCTTTTCTCCTttagctaatttatattattagttCAGGTCACAATCGGCGGGTGATTCGGTGTAGATGCCGTTTGTGTGGGTGTATGCCGGCATGATGGTCTTGTTTTCatctctttcttctcctcctcctacctCCTTCTTGTTCTCGGTCTGTTTAGTCCGTGGAATTCTCCTTCTTCATGGTATTGGGAGTCGTTTTTGATAGGTTGGTGAGCGTGTttggttggtggtggtggtgggcagGAAGCTGGCGGAGTTGGGCTACGAGAGGAGCGCCAAGAAGTGCAAGGAGAAGTTCGAGAACGTGCACAAGTACTACAAGCGCAAGAAGGATGGCCGGGCTGGCCGCCAGGACGGCAAGACCTACCGCTTCTACAGCGAGCTCGAGGCCCTCCATAGCACCGGCGGGGGAGGCGCCACCACGCCGGCTGCGATCGCCGCACgtcccctagctgctgccacgtcGTCCCCCTTTAGCTTCACCACCGGAATGGCGGGCCCCTCGGGTACTAGAATTCAAGTCTCGCCCATCTCCGGCGGAGCTCCACCGCCCGTGACCATGCCGACCAGTGTCGTCCCCGAGCACGGCGCACAAGGAGTCTCGAGCTCTGCtgccgccgcagctgcagccgggCTCGGCTTCTCGTCGAATTCTTCATCCTCTTCGTCGTCGGAGTCGGACGACGCGGACACCGAAGAGGCTGGTGGGGTCGGGAAAGGACGCAAGAGAAAGCATCGAGGGAGCGCTCGTTATAGGCGGCAGATGATGGCCTTCTTCGAAGGGCTGATGAAGCAGGTGATGGAGCGGCAGGAGGccatgcagcagcgtttcttggaCGCGATCGACAAAAGAGAGCAGGACCGGATGAAACGAGAGGAGGCGTGGCGGCTGCAGGAGATGTCGCGGCTCAGCCGGGAGCAGGAGCTGCTGGTCCAAGAGCGCTCCATGGCGGCGTCCCGAGACAGCGCAGTCGTCTCCTATCTTCAAAAGATCAGCGGTCAATCCATCCCATTGGCCGCCACGccggccgccgccgcctccatcgCACCCCGTCCTCCACAGCCGTCGCACATTCTGCCGCCACCAACCCTGCCGCAACAAGCTCAGCCACCTCAGCAGCAACGTGATGCTCAGCAGTCATCGGCGACACAGATGGCGCCGATCAGTTCAGAGGCTCCGGAGGGTCAAGGCAGCGGGAGCTTCGAGCCGACGTCGTCCTCGAGGTGGCCAAAGGCGGAGGTCCATGCGCTCATCGATCTACGGAGCAGCCTCGAGTCGAGTTACCAGGACTCCGGCCCTAAGGGTCCCCTCTGGGAGGAGATCTCCACGGGAATGCAGCGGCTCGGGTACAACCGGAGTGCCAAGAGATGCAAGGAGAAGTGGGAGAACATCAACAAGTACTTCAAGAAGGTGAAGGAGGGCAACAGGAAACGGCCGGAGGACTCCAAGACCTGTCCTTACTTCCACCAATTGGACGCGCTCTATCGCAAGAAACTGCTCGGCAGTAGCGGCGGCGGCACTAGCAGTAGCAGTGTGGGAGTCAAACCACAGCAGGAGCCAATGTCACAAGAACAGCACCAACAGCGGCCTGCAACGAAGACCCCgggcgacagtggcaacgataACGGAAACAGTAATTGTGGGAATGCTGAGGGCGGTGAAGGTCGCGATGGTGCACAAGTGCAAACGAGCGAAGGAGGACATCGGCCCACCTTCTTTGAAGAAGCGATGAAGAAGGTTAGTAGCAAGGCTCACTTGCTCTCACCAGCTATTTCCCATACACTCTCGTGATCCAATCACTTCATTGCGGCATTCGAAGCCAGAAGACATCGTGAAGGAGCCGATGGAGCGAAGGCAACGTCAACCGGTGATGGATGACCCTGATAAGGTGGACGAGCCCGACAGCAATAACTTGCACGGAGatgaggaggacgacgacgacaATGAGGACGACGAGGACAGCAAGATGCAGTACGAGATACAGTTCCAGAGGCAGAGcgtgagcggcggcggcggcggcggcgggaacGCATCGACGACGGCATCGGCAGCAGCGACTACTGCAGCAGGTTCCTTCTTGGCCGTGGTTCAGTAGATTTGGTATCTTAGCCCTCTCAATTCCTCCTTCCTCTCGGTGCATACATTCTGTCACCAACGCAACATCCACGTCCAAATCCTACCTTGTCCCATGCGTGCATCTTCGTCTCTCACGTCACATACATTTACCTCCTTCTACACCTTCATCGTTACCTGAGTGGCATCATAGGTGTAACACAACATAACAGACATATATGGGCGATGACGCTCACGGTGTCGTCATATTTATTGATCTGTCGCGGAATAAGAAAGGACATGGGTCGAATAAGCTCGCGCACACAACTCCATCTCTGCTTCTGGATCACGATGAAGAAACAGCTTCTCTCTCTACTTCTCGATCTCTGCTGCTGTATGCTTTTGCCGTTGTTCTCTTTCTTGGTAGCACTACATATTGGTGAGATTCCAGACTGGAAAAGACcaagaaggaagagagagaggaaggtgaAGTAAGGTGGAGTCCCGACTCGGCGACACTGTACTCAAATCACCAAAGGTTACTGCAGGCAGTAATGAAGAGGATACAGAGTGCTTTTTCTATGGGAAAACGTGGAGGCTGCAAGGGGACTACCTATGCCGTTTGTGATGCCCAACCTCCTCCCCTTCTGACTTTTGTTTGTGGAGGACCTGTTTTCGTTCTCAGCTCTCGATGCTGCCCtgtggcggcagcagcagcagcagcagaggtaAAAGAAGAGGACAGAGACACCGCCATGGTTTCGGTGAGCTCAGGCTGCTGGACATCCAAAAATGTCCTTCGTTGCGTCCCCCGCGGCGCGTGGAATGACCGAACCGCCCTCCTGGA from Musa acuminata AAA Group cultivar baxijiao chromosome BXJ2-11, Cavendish_Baxijiao_AAA, whole genome shotgun sequence encodes:
- the LOC103970317 gene encoding trihelix transcription factor GTL1-like isoform X3 is translated as MQQQQEGGSQFGGPSLETAGHRAGAFLQPPPLLAEAASPISSRRPPPEDAAADFDEMGPAVAGGGLPDEDAERGGVPGNRWPRQETLALLKIRSEMDAAFRDATIKGPLWEEVSRKLAELGYERSAKKCKEKFENVHKYYKRKKDGRAGRQDGKTYRFYSELEALHSTGGGGATTPAAIAARPLAAATSSPFSFTTGMAGPSGTRIQVSPISGGAPPPVTMPTSVVPEHGAQGVSSSAAAAAAAGLGFSSNSSSSSSSESDDADTEEAGGVGKGRKRKHRGSARYRRQMMAFFEGLMKQVMERQEAMQQRFLDAIDKREQDRMKREEAWRLQEMSRLSREQELLVQERSMAASRDSAVVSYLQKISGQSIPLAATPAAAASIAPRPPQPSHILPPPTLPQQAQPPQQQRDAQQSSATQMAPISSEAPEGQGSGSFEPTSSSRWPKAEVHALIDLRSSLESSYQDSGPKGPLWEEISTGMQRLGYNRSAKRCKEKWENINKYFKKVKEGNRKRPEDSKTCPYFHQLDALYRKKLLGSSGGGTSSSSVGVKPQQEPMSQEQHQQRPATKTPGDSGNDNGNSNCGNAEGGEGRDGAQVQTSEGGHRPTFFEEAMKKTS
- the LOC103970317 gene encoding trihelix transcription factor GTL1-like isoform X2; its protein translation is MQQQQEGGSQFGGPSLETAGHRAGAFLQPPPLLAEAASPISSRRPPPEDAAADFDEMGPAVAGGGLPDEDAERGGVPGNRWPRQETLALLKIRSEMDAAFRDATIKGPLWEEVSRKLAELGYERSAKKCKEKFENVHKYYKRKKDGRAGRQDGKTYRFYSELEALHSTGGGGATTPAAIAARPLAAATSSPFSFTTGMAGPSGTRIQVSPISGGAPPPVTMPTSVVPEHGAQGVSSSAAAAAAAGLGFSSNSSSSSSSESDDADTEEAGGVGKGRKRKHRGSARYRRQMMAFFEGLMKQVMERQEAMQQRFLDAIDKREQDRMKREEAWRLQEMSRLSREQELLVQERSMAASRDSAVVSYLQKISGQSIPLAATPAAAASIAPRPPQPSHILPPPTLPQQAQPPQQQRDAQQSSATQMAPISSEAPEGQGSGSFEPTSSSRWPKAEVHALIDLRSSLESSYQDSGPKGPLWEEISTGMQRLGYNRSAKRCKEKWENINKYFKKVKEGNRKRPEDSKTCPYFHQLDALYRKKLLGSSGGGTSSSSVGVKPQQEPMSQEQHQQRPATKTPGDSGNDNGNSNCGNAEGGEGRDGAQVQTSEGGHRPTFFEEAMKKKTS
- the LOC103970317 gene encoding trihelix transcription factor GTL1-like isoform X1, encoding MQQQQEGGSQFGGPSLETAGHRAGAFLQPPPLLAEAASPISSRRPPPEDAAADFDEMGPAVAGGGLPDEDAERGGVPGNRWPRQETLALLKIRSEMDAAFRDATIKGPLWEEVSRKLAELGYERSAKKCKEKFENVHKYYKRKKDGRAGRQDGKTYRFYSELEALHSTGGGGATTPAAIAARPLAAATSSPFSFTTGMAGPSGTRIQVSPISGGAPPPVTMPTSVVPEHGAQGVSSSAAAAAAAGLGFSSNSSSSSSSESDDADTEEAGGVGKGRKRKHRGSARYRRQMMAFFEGLMKQVMERQEAMQQRFLDAIDKREQDRMKREEAWRLQEMSRLSREQELLVQERSMAASRDSAVVSYLQKISGQSIPLAATPAAAASIAPRPPQPSHILPPPTLPQQAQPPQQQRDAQQSSATQMAPISSEAPEGQGSGSFEPTSSSRWPKAEVHALIDLRSSLESSYQDSGPKGPLWEEISTGMQRLGYNRSAKRCKEKWENINKYFKKVKEGNRKRPEDSKTCPYFHQLDALYRKKLLGSSGGGTSSSSVGVKPQQEPMSQEQHQQRPATKTPGDSGNDNGNSNCGNAEGGEGRDGAQVQTSEGGHRPTFFEEAMKKPEDIVKEPMERRQRQPVMDDPDKVDEPDSNNLHGDEEDDDDNEDDEDSKMQYEIQFQRQSVSGGGGGGGNASTTASAAATTAAGSFLAVVQ